A DNA window from Candidatus Neomarinimicrobiota bacterium contains the following coding sequences:
- a CDS encoding thiamine pyrophosphate-binding protein, with protein MSTQVSELNKKTASDILDIQDFNERIVGAYNGGTADEGLPADETTARSLIPAGTAALRDFSYIAPDIPEFASENCVACMECVTQCPDTAILGKAIPESKLSETLDKIEKGEIKGWISDQWAETNKFHKVPGKQGKEPAKFGIFIDPTKCKGCAECVDACGDHDALTMITKVDNTIPTYQEAFDFFNGLGPTPSEYINDRVLVDMMLANDSMLYTGGAGSCMGCGEGTALRMMLAATGFVYGKESIGLVAATGCNTVYGSTYPYNPFLVPWTNSLFENVSADAMGIRARWNQMGWQDKKLWAIGGDGAMVDIGFQSMSRMLASGMDINVLILDTQVYSNTGGQTSTATFTGQDAKMSMVGKEIGGKTERRKEIANLCMMHPDIFVAQTTSAHTNHFYKAIMAANEYPGPAVINVYTTCQPEHGVADDMAMQQAKLAADSRAFPVFIYDPTKGDRFSERLSLQGNPAKNKDWFVNPKTKEQIDFTYFAKTEGRFAKHFDKDGLPNDIMKTTQEDRLANWHILQELAGVI; from the coding sequence ATGAGCACTCAAGTTTCAGAACTAAATAAAAAAACTGCATCAGACATATTAGACATTCAAGATTTTAATGAAAGAATTGTTGGTGCGTATAACGGTGGAACGGCAGACGAAGGTCTACCTGCTGACGAAACGACCGCAAGAAGCTTAATCCCCGCTGGAACCGCGGCTCTTCGAGATTTTAGTTATATAGCACCTGACATACCCGAGTTTGCGTCCGAAAACTGTGTTGCTTGTATGGAATGTGTAACCCAGTGCCCAGATACCGCCATTCTTGGGAAAGCAATTCCAGAATCCAAGCTTTCCGAAACACTTGATAAGATAGAAAAAGGTGAAATAAAAGGCTGGATTTCTGACCAATGGGCAGAAACAAATAAATTTCACAAGGTTCCCGGAAAACAAGGAAAAGAGCCTGCAAAATTTGGCATTTTTATTGATCCCACAAAATGTAAAGGATGTGCAGAATGCGTTGATGCTTGTGGTGACCACGATGCTCTAACTATGATCACAAAAGTTGACAATACAATTCCAACCTATCAGGAAGCGTTTGATTTCTTTAATGGATTGGGACCAACTCCATCAGAATATATTAACGACCGCGTACTTGTAGATATGATGCTTGCCAATGATTCAATGTTATATACTGGCGGGGCGGGATCCTGCATGGGTTGTGGAGAGGGAACGGCGCTGAGAATGATGCTTGCAGCAACGGGGTTTGTTTATGGAAAAGAAAGCATTGGACTTGTTGCCGCTACGGGCTGTAATACGGTTTATGGGTCAACCTACCCTTATAATCCATTTTTGGTTCCTTGGACCAACTCTCTTTTTGAAAACGTTTCTGCTGATGCTATGGGGATTCGCGCAAGATGGAATCAAATGGGTTGGCAGGATAAAAAACTTTGGGCAATTGGCGGGGATGGAGCAATGGTTGACATTGGTTTTCAATCGATGTCGCGCATGCTTGCGTCAGGGATGGACATCAATGTGCTAATATTAGACACCCAAGTATATTCAAACACGGGCGGTCAAACATCAACAGCAACCTTCACGGGTCAGGACGCCAAAATGTCCATGGTTGGCAAAGAAATTGGTGGAAAAACCGAACGCCGAAAAGAAATTGCAAATCTTTGTATGATGCACCCCGATATTTTTGTCGCCCAAACAACATCAGCCCACACAAATCATTTTTATAAAGCGATTATGGCAGCCAATGAATATCCGGGACCAGCCGTAATCAATGTTTACACAACTTGCCAACCCGAGCATGGTGTTGCAGATGATATGGCCATGCAACAGGCAAAATTAGCCGCAGATTCGCGAGCGTTTCCCGTTTTCATTTATGACCCAACCAAAGGAGATAGGTTTTCAGAGCGTCTTTCTTTACAAGGAAACCCAGCAAAAAACAAAGATTGGTTTGTAAATCCAAAAACAAAAGAACAAATCGATTTTACATATTTTGCGAAAACTGAAGGCAGGTTTGCAAAACACTTTGATAAGGATGGACTGCCGAACGATATTATGAAAACCACACAGGAAGACCGCCTAGCAAACTGGCACATTCTTCAAGAACTAGCAGGGGTGATTTAA